In a genomic window of Rhodovulum sp. P5:
- a CDS encoding carboxymuconolactone decarboxylase family protein, which yields MSDFAKLFQQMMEQSHKMARAFNPALESFQVHGFDKLMPTMPKDFMEMMWGNTFNPEGLDARTRLLAVIAGLTVLGAQADVQFRMTVRHALEAGATEREISEVIYQMGMLGGIPAMSRALELAHAVFEEQDTDKETGQ from the coding sequence ATGAGCGATTTCGCGAAACTCTTCCAGCAGATGATGGAGCAGAGCCACAAGATGGCCCGCGCCTTCAACCCCGCGTTGGAGAGCTTTCAGGTGCATGGTTTCGACAAGCTGATGCCGACCATGCCCAAGGACTTCATGGAAATGATGTGGGGCAACACCTTCAACCCCGAGGGGCTGGATGCGCGCACCCGGCTGCTGGCGGTCATCGCGGGGCTGACGGTTCTGGGCGCGCAGGCGGATGTGCAGTTCCGCATGACCGTGCGCCACGCGCTGGAGGCCGGCGCGACCGAGCGTGAGATTTCCGAAGTGATCTACCAGATGGGCATGCTGGGCGGCATCCCCGCGATGAGCCGCGCGCTGGAACTGGCGCATGCGGTGTTCGAGGAACAGGATACGGACAAGGAGACCGGCCAATGA
- the nuoK gene encoding NADH-quinone oxidoreductase subunit NuoK: MIGLEHYLTVAAALFVIGVFGIFVNRKNVIVILMSIELMLLAVNINLVAFSAALGDLVGQVFTMFVLTVAAAEAAIGLAILVCFYRNRGSIAVDDINMMKG; this comes from the coding sequence ATGATTGGACTTGAACATTACCTGACGGTGGCCGCGGCGCTGTTCGTCATCGGGGTCTTCGGGATCTTCGTGAACCGAAAGAACGTGATCGTCATCCTGATGTCGATCGAACTGATGCTGTTGGCGGTCAACATCAACCTCGTGGCCTTCTCTGCCGCGCTGGGGGATCTGGTGGGGCAGGTCTTCACCATGTTCGTGCTGACCGTCGCCGCGGCCGAGGCCGCCATCGGGCTTGCCATCCTCGTCTGCTTCTACCGCAATCGCGGGTCCATCGCGGTGGACGACATCAACATGATGAAGGGGTAA
- a CDS encoding VPLPA-CTERM sorting domain-containing protein: MKRILAAVAVMAAGGAAQAATIDTSNWTSTAAPADNQLYYQNYWTTGGTSASIGRNAHTTLVSDFSLNGDFTYTGTMRATSDNDNMGVVFGWTDTSNHYRMGWEGNGYWDGGSSTENGFWLIVENGGTDTVLANVSNLYWTLNVTYDFSISRSGNDITYSIMQGLTTITSGTVTDSTFLSGNVGVYVESNYSQFSNLAASETSAVPLPATLPLLLAGFGGLAALRRRG; the protein is encoded by the coding sequence ATGAAACGCATTCTTGCAGCCGTGGCCGTGATGGCCGCCGGTGGCGCTGCGCAAGCCGCCACCATCGATACGAGCAACTGGACGTCGACAGCGGCGCCGGCTGACAATCAACTGTATTATCAGAACTATTGGACGACGGGCGGTACATCCGCCTCCATCGGCCGCAACGCCCACACGACGCTGGTAAGTGATTTCAGCCTGAACGGTGACTTCACCTATACCGGCACGATGCGCGCAACGTCCGACAACGACAATATGGGCGTTGTTTTTGGCTGGACCGATACCTCCAACCACTACCGCATGGGGTGGGAAGGCAACGGCTATTGGGATGGCGGCTCCTCGACCGAGAACGGGTTCTGGCTGATCGTCGAAAACGGCGGGACCGATACGGTTCTGGCCAATGTCTCGAACCTGTACTGGACGCTGAATGTGACCTACGACTTCTCGATCTCGCGGTCCGGCAACGACATCACATATTCGATCATGCAGGGGCTCACGACGATCACCAGCGGTACGGTGACCGACAGCACGTTCCTGTCCGGCAATGTCGGCGTCTATGTCGAAAGCAACTATTCGCAGTTCTCGAACCTTGCCGCGTCGGAAACCTCGGCCGTGCCGCTGCCGGCGACGCTGCCGCTGTTGCTGGCGGGCTTTGGTGGTCTGGCGGCGCTGCGCCGCCGCGGCTGA
- a CDS encoding NADH-quinone oxidoreductase subunit M, whose protein sequence is MTNLLSIITFTPMIAAIILGVFLRGDDAAAQRNAKWLALIATTATFFVSLFVLFGFDPKDTGFQFVEERDWLIGLTYKMGVDGISVLFVMLTTFLMPITIGACWNVTHRVKEYMIAFLLLETLMLGVFCALDLVLFYLFFEGGLIPMFLIIGIWGGKNRIYATFKFFLYTFLGSVLMLVAMVAMYIDAGTTDIVLLLNHEFSHGDITIAGKTIVGGMQTLMWLAFFASFAVKMPMWPVHTWLPDAHVQAPTAGSVILAAILLKMGGYGFLRFSLPMMPVASDIWAPFVFWLSAIAIVYTSLVALAQQDMKKLIAYSSVAHMGYVTMGIFAANQQGVDGAIFQMISHGFVSGALFLCVGVIYDRMHTRDIDAYGGLVNRMPAYALVFMLFTMANVGLPGTSGFIGEFLTLVGVFQANTWVAAVAATGVILSAAYALWLYRRVVFGDLIKESLRSITDMNLREKAMFAPLVVMTLLLGVYPALITDIIGPSVEALLNNYQTALIDAEAATRLAQN, encoded by the coding sequence ATGACCAACCTGCTTTCCATCATCACCTTCACCCCGATGATCGCGGCGATCATCCTGGGTGTGTTCCTGCGGGGCGATGATGCCGCGGCCCAGCGCAACGCGAAATGGCTGGCGCTGATCGCGACGACGGCAACCTTTTTCGTCTCGCTCTTCGTGCTGTTCGGTTTCGACCCCAAGGATACCGGGTTCCAGTTCGTGGAAGAACGCGACTGGCTGATCGGGCTGACCTACAAGATGGGGGTCGACGGGATCTCTGTCCTGTTCGTGATGCTGACGACCTTCCTGATGCCGATCACCATCGGCGCGTGCTGGAACGTCACCCATCGGGTCAAGGAATACATGATCGCGTTCCTTCTGCTGGAAACGCTGATGCTGGGCGTGTTCTGCGCGCTCGACCTGGTCCTGTTCTACCTGTTCTTCGAGGGCGGGCTGATCCCGATGTTCCTGATCATCGGCATCTGGGGCGGCAAGAATCGGATCTACGCCACCTTCAAGTTCTTCCTCTACACCTTCCTCGGCTCTGTCCTGATGCTGGTGGCCATGGTGGCGATGTATATCGATGCGGGCACCACCGACATCGTGCTGCTGCTGAACCACGAATTCAGCCATGGCGACATCACCATCGCAGGCAAGACCATCGTGGGCGGCATGCAGACGCTGATGTGGCTGGCCTTCTTCGCCAGTTTCGCGGTCAAGATGCCGATGTGGCCGGTGCACACATGGTTGCCCGATGCCCACGTGCAGGCGCCGACGGCGGGGTCGGTCATTCTGGCCGCGATCCTGTTGAAGATGGGCGGCTACGGCTTCCTGCGCTTCAGCCTGCCGATGATGCCGGTGGCCTCTGACATATGGGCGCCGTTCGTGTTCTGGCTGTCGGCGATCGCGATCGTCTACACCTCGCTCGTCGCGCTGGCGCAGCAGGACATGAAGAAGCTGATCGCCTATTCCTCGGTCGCTCATATGGGCTATGTCACGATGGGGATCTTCGCAGCGAACCAGCAGGGCGTGGATGGCGCGATCTTCCAGATGATCAGCCACGGCTTCGTCTCGGGGGCGCTGTTCCTGTGCGTGGGCGTGATCTACGACCGGATGCACACCCGCGACATCGACGCCTATGGCGGGCTGGTGAACCGGATGCCGGCCTATGCATTGGTGTTCATGCTGTTCACCATGGCCAATGTCGGGCTGCCGGGCACGTCCGGGTTCATCGGTGAATTCCTGACGCTGGTCGGCGTGTTCCAGGCGAACACATGGGTTGCCGCGGTGGCCGCGACGGGCGTGATCCTGTCGGCTGCTTATGCGCTCTGGCTCTATCGCCGGGTGGTCTTCGGTGACCTGATCAAGGAATCCCTGCGCAGCATCACCGACATGAACCTGCGGGAAAAGGCGATGTTCGCGCCGCTGGTGGTGATGACGCTGCTTCTGGGGGTCTATCCGGCGCTGATCACCGACATCATCGGGCCCTCGGTCGAGGCGCTTTTGAACAACTACCAAACGGCGCTGATCGACGCCGAGGCCGCCACGCGGCTGGCCCAGAACTGA
- the nuoI gene encoding NADH-quinone oxidoreductase subunit NuoI: MAAIDWTRAGKYFLLMDFLEGMRLGMKYFLAPKATVNYPHEKGPLSPRFRGEHALRRYPNGEERCIACKLCEAICPAQAITIDAEPRADGSRRTTRYDIDMTKCIYCGFCQEACPVDAIVEGPNFEFATETREELFYDKQKLLDNGERWEAEIARNLEMDAPYR, encoded by the coding sequence ATGGCTGCAATCGACTGGACCCGCGCGGGCAAGTATTTTCTGCTGATGGACTTTCTTGAGGGCATGCGGCTGGGGATGAAGTACTTCCTCGCGCCCAAGGCCACGGTGAACTACCCGCACGAAAAGGGCCCGCTTTCGCCCCGCTTCCGCGGCGAACACGCCCTGCGGCGCTACCCGAACGGGGAAGAACGCTGCATCGCCTGCAAGCTGTGCGAGGCGATCTGCCCCGCGCAGGCGATTACCATCGATGCCGAACCCCGCGCGGACGGGTCCCGTCGGACCACGCGCTATGACATCGACATGACGAAATGCATCTATTGCGGCTTCTGTCAGGAGGCCTGCCCGGTGGATGCCATTGTCGAGGGGCCGAATTTCGAATTCGCCACCGAAACCCGGGAAGAGCTGTTCTACGACAAGCAGAAGCTTCTGGACAACGGCGAGCGCTGGGAAGCCGAGATCGCCCGCAACCTAGAGATGGACGCCCCCTACCGATGA
- the nuoN gene encoding NADH-quinone oxidoreductase subunit NuoN, whose product MISADINVLLPEIALAIYAMLALVGAVYTGKDRLGPILNWVTAALFFVMAVWVGLTAGGTQTAFGGAVIDDGFARFAKVVILVSAAAVLMMSNHYMKRQKTLLFEFPILITLAVVGMMLMVSAGDLMMLYMGLELQSLSLYVVASLRRDSLKSTEAGLKYFVLGALSSGLLLYGASLTYGYSGTTLFSGILSTLGEGDMSIGLLFGLVFMITGLAFKVSAVPFHMWTPDVYEGSPTPVTAFFAAAPKMAAMGLMARVLHEAFGSVPGDWGQVIAVLSLLSMVLGAIAAIGQRNIKRLMAYSSIAHMGYALMGLAAGTEMGVQAMLVYMAIYVTMSVGTFAFILSMQKDGQPVTDIASLNMLSAREPLKALAMLVLLFSLAGVPPLVGFFGKFYVVKAAVDAGLVWLAVAGVLASVVGAFYYLRIVFFMYFGEEGDPQLDGTMAPSLWGVMMVSAFAMVAGVINLFGVEGLAQAAAQSLVN is encoded by the coding sequence ATGATCTCTGCCGATATCAATGTCCTGCTGCCGGAAATCGCGCTGGCCATCTATGCGATGCTGGCGCTGGTGGGCGCGGTCTATACGGGCAAGGACAGGCTTGGGCCCATTCTGAACTGGGTGACGGCCGCGCTGTTCTTCGTGATGGCCGTCTGGGTCGGTCTGACCGCGGGGGGCACGCAAACGGCCTTTGGCGGCGCGGTGATCGATGACGGGTTCGCGCGCTTTGCCAAGGTGGTGATCCTTGTCTCTGCCGCCGCGGTTCTGATGATGAGCAACCATTACATGAAACGGCAGAAGACGCTGCTGTTCGAGTTCCCGATCCTGATCACGCTGGCGGTTGTCGGCATGATGCTGATGGTCTCGGCCGGCGATCTGATGATGCTGTATATGGGGTTGGAGCTTCAGTCGCTGTCGCTTTACGTTGTTGCGTCCTTGCGCCGGGACAGCCTGAAATCGACCGAGGCCGGTCTGAAATACTTCGTCCTTGGCGCGCTGTCCTCGGGTCTTCTGCTCTATGGCGCGTCGCTGACCTATGGTTATTCGGGCACGACGCTGTTTTCCGGCATCCTGTCGACGCTGGGCGAGGGCGACATGTCCATCGGGCTTTTGTTCGGTCTGGTGTTCATGATCACCGGTCTGGCCTTCAAGGTGTCGGCGGTGCCGTTCCACATGTGGACGCCGGATGTCTACGAAGGATCCCCCACGCCGGTCACGGCCTTCTTTGCGGCAGCGCCCAAGATGGCCGCCATGGGTCTGATGGCGCGCGTCCTGCACGAGGCGTTCGGCAGCGTGCCGGGCGACTGGGGGCAGGTGATCGCCGTCCTGTCGCTCCTGTCGATGGTGCTGGGCGCGATTGCGGCCATCGGGCAGCGCAACATCAAGCGGCTGATGGCCTATTCCTCGATCGCCCATATGGGCTATGCGCTGATGGGGCTCGCCGCGGGGACCGAGATGGGCGTGCAGGCGATGCTGGTCTACATGGCGATCTATGTCACGATGAGCGTCGGCACCTTCGCCTTCATCCTGTCGATGCAGAAGGACGGCCAGCCGGTCACCGATATCGCCAGCCTGAACATGCTGTCCGCGCGTGAACCGCTGAAGGCGCTGGCGATGCTGGTTCTGCTGTTCAGCCTGGCCGGTGTGCCGCCGCTGGTGGGCTTCTTCGGGAAGTTCTACGTGGTCAAGGCCGCGGTGGATGCGGGGCTTGTCTGGCTGGCGGTGGCCGGGGTGCTGGCCTCGGTCGTAGGCGCGTTCTACTACCTGCGCATCGTGTTCTTCATGTATTTCGGAGAGGAGGGCGATCCGCAGCTTGACGGGACGATGGCGCCCTCGCTTTGGGGCGTGATGATGGTTTCGGCCTTCGCGATGGTGGCGGGTGTCATCAACCTCTTCGGGGTCGAGGGGCTGGCACAGGCCGCGGCACAAAGCCTTGTCAACTGA
- a CDS encoding biotin--[acetyl-CoA-carboxylase] ligase, with amino-acid sequence MSTEDGPAGQAGWHWPAGHDLILLDEVDSTMAEARRRAPFARPTWIAARRQTAAIGRRGRAWAAPEGNLSATLAMQPDCPPAKAALFSFVASYALFATLLAYVEDRTALSLKWPNDVLLSGGKLAGILLASDGHGHKVTQLSIGIGVNLNTAPAPVGLEPGQHPPVTLADATGDAIDPLEFLTFLAEHFAHQQRFFQDNGFGPLRAAWLDQAAKRGEEITARTGTEEVRGIFRTVDEDGQLVLDTPRGQRVIAAADVFF; translated from the coding sequence TTGTCAACTGAGGACGGACCGGCGGGGCAGGCCGGCTGGCACTGGCCGGCCGGACACGACCTGATCCTGCTGGACGAGGTCGACAGCACCATGGCAGAGGCGCGCCGCCGCGCGCCTTTCGCCCGGCCCACATGGATCGCGGCGCGGCGCCAGACCGCTGCCATCGGGCGTCGTGGGCGCGCATGGGCGGCACCGGAGGGCAACCTGTCTGCCACGCTGGCGATGCAGCCCGACTGCCCCCCGGCCAAGGCTGCGCTTTTCAGCTTCGTCGCGTCCTATGCGCTTTTCGCCACGCTTCTTGCCTATGTGGAGGATCGCACGGCGCTGAGCCTGAAATGGCCAAACGATGTGCTTTTGTCCGGGGGGAAACTGGCGGGCATCCTGCTGGCCTCTGACGGGCATGGGCACAAGGTTACGCAGCTTTCCATCGGGATCGGCGTGAACCTGAACACCGCGCCAGCGCCCGTGGGGCTTGAGCCCGGCCAGCACCCGCCGGTGACGCTGGCCGACGCGACGGGCGACGCGATCGATCCGCTGGAATTCCTCACTTTCCTGGCCGAACATTTTGCCCATCAACAGCGGTTCTTCCAGGATAACGGTTTTGGCCCCCTGCGTGCCGCCTGGCTGGACCAGGCCGCGAAACGGGGGGAGGAGATCACCGCGCGCACCGGCACCGAAGAGGTCCGGGGCATCTTCCGCACGGTGGACGAGGACGGGCAGCTTGTTCTAGATACGCCCCGTGGCCAGCGTGTGATTGCGGCCGCGGACGTGTTTTTCTGA
- a CDS encoding ribonuclease J, translated as MSSDNRLIYLPLGGAGEIGMNAYVYGYGPAGKERLILVDIGVTFPNMDTTPGVDLIFADIAWLEERRDRLEAIFITHAHEDHIGALGHLWSRLQAPVYARPFTGNHAARKMEEQGQDPEAVNIVDIWPQQINAGPFKVAFLPVSHSIPESSAMVIDSPAGRVVHTGDFKLDVTPILGDPFDRNLWAKVAEPGVKVLTCDSTNVFSPNPSRSEATVGPAIRQLVERAEGMFVATTFASNIARVKTLAEAGRDAGRSVCLLGRAMRRMIEAGVETGILTDFPKTVSPEEAADIPRNHLMLIVTGSQGERRAASGQLSRGRYMGLEMKEGDTFLFSSKTIPGNERDVLRVVNAYSEMGVDVVDDAADLYHVSGHANRPDLSQVHQLVAPKTVVPMHGEHRHLREHVKLARENGYYAVLAPNGTMLDLTPDIPRVADMIETGRTYLDGSVQIGALDGVVRDRIRMALNGHVIVTLIIDEEDEPLGEPWVELMGLPEKGNSKAPLAEVLEADLDQFLGRAEPKTMRNDDKIEEAMRRIVRQVSQNEIGKKPEVTVVISRLSA; from the coding sequence ATGAGCAGCGACAACCGACTGATCTATCTCCCCCTCGGCGGCGCGGGGGAGATCGGGATGAATGCCTATGTGTATGGGTACGGGCCTGCGGGGAAAGAACGCCTGATCCTTGTCGATATCGGCGTGACCTTCCCGAACATGGACACGACGCCGGGGGTCGATTTGATCTTTGCCGATATCGCCTGGCTGGAGGAACGCCGCGACCGGCTGGAGGCGATCTTCATCACCCATGCGCATGAGGATCACATCGGCGCGCTTGGCCACCTGTGGTCGCGCCTTCAGGCGCCGGTCTATGCCCGTCCCTTTACCGGCAACCATGCGGCCCGCAAGATGGAGGAGCAGGGGCAGGACCCCGAAGCGGTCAACATCGTCGATATCTGGCCGCAGCAGATCAATGCCGGGCCGTTCAAGGTGGCGTTCCTGCCCGTGTCTCATTCGATCCCCGAAAGCTCTGCCATGGTGATCGACAGCCCGGCGGGGCGCGTCGTGCATACGGGCGATTTCAAGCTGGATGTCACACCGATCCTGGGCGACCCGTTCGACCGAAACCTGTGGGCCAAGGTGGCAGAGCCGGGCGTCAAGGTGCTGACCTGCGATTCAACCAATGTGTTCTCGCCCAATCCCAGCCGGTCCGAGGCGACGGTGGGCCCCGCGATCCGACAGCTTGTCGAACGGGCAGAGGGCATGTTCGTCGCCACGACCTTTGCCTCCAACATCGCGCGGGTAAAGACGCTGGCAGAGGCCGGGCGGGATGCCGGGCGGTCGGTGTGCCTTTTGGGGCGGGCCATGCGCCGGATGATCGAGGCCGGGGTGGAAACCGGGATCCTGACCGACTTCCCCAAGACCGTCAGCCCCGAAGAAGCCGCGGATATTCCCCGCAACCATCTGATGCTGATTGTCACCGGCAGCCAGGGGGAGCGGCGCGCGGCCTCCGGCCAGTTGTCGCGCGGGCGCTATATGGGGCTGGAGATGAAGGAGGGCGATACCTTCCTGTTCTCGTCCAAGACCATTCCGGGCAACGAACGCGACGTCCTGCGGGTGGTGAACGCCTATTCCGAAATGGGCGTCGATGTCGTGGACGACGCGGCGGATCTGTACCACGTCTCCGGCCATGCCAACCGTCCGGACCTGTCGCAGGTGCACCAACTGGTCGCCCCCAAGACCGTGGTGCCGATGCATGGTGAACACCGACACCTGCGGGAGCATGTAAAGCTGGCACGCGAAAACGGGTATTACGCGGTTCTGGCGCCCAATGGCACCATGCTTGACCTGACGCCGGACATTCCCCGCGTCGCCGACATGATCGAGACCGGGCGGACCTATCTGGATGGATCGGTACAGATCGGCGCGCTGGACGGGGTCGTGCGCGACCGCATCAGGATGGCGCTGAACGGCCATGTGATCGTCACGCTGATCATCGACGAAGAGGACGAACCGCTGGGCGAGCCCTGGGTCGAACTGATGGGCCTGCCCGAAAAGGGCAACTCGAAAGCCCCGCTTGCCGAGGTGCTGGAGGCCGATCTTGACCAGTTCCTTGGCCGGGCCGAACCCAAGACCATGCGCAACGACGACAAGATCGAGGAAGCGATGCGCCGGATCGTGCGGCAGGTGTCGCAAAACGAGATCGGCAAAAAGCCTGAAGTGACCGTGGTGATCAGCCGTTTGTCGGCTTAA
- the nuoL gene encoding NADH-quinone oxidoreductase subunit L — protein sequence MEKIILFAPLIGAILCGFGYRMLGEKAAMWVTTAMVFLSMVLSWVVFIGFDGEMRQIEIFRWIESGTLAADWSIRVDRLTAIMLIVVTTVSAFVHLYSFGYMNHDPEWREGESYKPRFFAYLSFFTFTMLALVTADNIIQLFFGWEGVGVASYLLIGFYYRKPSANAAAIKAFVVNRVGDFGFILGIASLFFLVDSVNFDDIFAAVPTIAETELSFLSGTWNAANVVGVLLFIGAMGKSAQLFLHTWLPDAMEGPTPVSALIHAATMVTAGVFLICRMSPLMEFAPAAQTMVVVIGAATAFFAATVGLVQNDIKRVIAYSTCSQLGYMFVAAGVGVYSAAMFHLLTHAFFKALLFLAAGSVIHAMHHEQDMRNYGGLRKKIPFTFAAMLVGTLAITGVGIPLTHFGFAGFLSKDAIIESAWGGHAYLAFWALVIAAAFTSFYSWRLMFMTFWGEPRGNKHTHDHAHESPLNMLVPLGVLGVGAIFAGMVWYSDFFGDHDQVNQFYGIPTHETAADAGHGAEAGHGEPAHGEAAHGAEAGHTMAVAHAMPGEGAIYMGADNHSMDNAHHAPDWVKAAPFMAMLAGLFVAFTFYIQSPDLPGKFAQTFRPLYLFLLNKWYFDELFDAIIVNPARNVGRALWKGGDGSIIDGGINGLAMGIIPFFTRVAGRMQSGYLFHYAFAMVIGIAVLITWMTLAGGAQ from the coding sequence ATGGAAAAGATCATCCTCTTTGCCCCGCTGATCGGGGCCATCCTGTGCGGCTTCGGCTACCGGATGCTGGGCGAAAAGGCCGCGATGTGGGTGACCACGGCAATGGTCTTCCTGTCGATGGTGCTGTCCTGGGTGGTGTTCATCGGCTTCGACGGCGAGATGCGGCAGATCGAGATCTTCCGCTGGATCGAAAGCGGTACGCTGGCCGCCGACTGGTCGATCCGGGTTGACCGGCTGACGGCAATCATGCTGATCGTGGTCACCACGGTGTCGGCCTTCGTGCATCTCTACAGCTTCGGCTACATGAATCACGACCCGGAATGGCGGGAGGGCGAAAGCTACAAGCCGCGCTTCTTCGCCTATCTGTCCTTCTTCACCTTCACCATGCTGGCGCTGGTGACCGCCGACAATATCATCCAGCTTTTCTTCGGCTGGGAGGGCGTGGGCGTCGCCTCCTACCTGCTGATCGGGTTCTACTATCGCAAACCTTCGGCGAACGCGGCGGCGATCAAGGCCTTCGTGGTCAACCGGGTGGGCGATTTCGGCTTCATCCTCGGGATTGCGTCGCTGTTCTTCCTTGTCGACAGCGTGAATTTCGATGACATCTTCGCCGCCGTCCCGACCATCGCGGAAACGGAGTTGAGCTTCCTCTCCGGCACATGGAACGCGGCCAATGTCGTCGGCGTGCTGCTTTTCATCGGGGCGATGGGCAAGTCGGCACAGCTTTTCCTGCATACATGGCTGCCCGACGCGATGGAGGGGCCGACGCCGGTTTCGGCCCTGATCCACGCCGCGACGATGGTGACGGCGGGCGTCTTCCTGATCTGCCGGATGTCGCCGCTGATGGAATTCGCACCTGCTGCGCAAACCATGGTGGTGGTGATCGGCGCCGCGACCGCGTTCTTCGCGGCCACGGTGGGCCTTGTTCAGAACGACATCAAGCGGGTGATCGCCTATTCGACCTGTTCGCAGCTGGGCTACATGTTCGTGGCGGCAGGCGTCGGCGTCTATTCCGCCGCGATGTTCCACCTGCTGACCCACGCGTTCTTCAAGGCGCTTCTGTTCCTCGCGGCGGGCTCGGTCATCCATGCGATGCATCACGAGCAGGACATGCGGAACTACGGGGGCCTCAGGAAGAAGATCCCCTTCACCTTTGCCGCGATGCTGGTTGGCACCCTTGCCATCACCGGCGTCGGCATCCCGCTGACCCATTTCGGCTTTGCCGGCTTCCTGTCCAAGGACGCGATCATCGAAAGCGCCTGGGGCGGCCATGCCTATCTGGCCTTCTGGGCGCTGGTCATCGCCGCGGCTTTCACCAGCTTCTATTCTTGGCGGCTGATGTTCATGACCTTCTGGGGGGAGCCGCGGGGCAACAAGCACACCCACGACCACGCCCATGAAAGCCCGCTGAACATGCTTGTGCCGCTGGGCGTGCTGGGGGTCGGGGCGATCTTCGCCGGGATGGTCTGGTATTCCGACTTCTTCGGTGACCATGACCAGGTGAACCAGTTCTACGGTATCCCGACGCATGAGACCGCGGCAGATGCCGGACATGGGGCAGAGGCCGGACATGGCGAGCCTGCACATGGCGAGGCCGCGCATGGGGCCGAGGCTGGTCATACGATGGCCGTCGCGCATGCCATGCCGGGCGAGGGCGCCATCTACATGGGCGCGGACAACCATTCGATGGACAACGCCCACCACGCGCCCGACTGGGTCAAGGCCGCGCCGTTCATGGCGATGCTGGCGGGTCTGTTCGTGGCCTTCACCTTCTACATCCAGTCGCCGGATCTGCCGGGCAAGTTCGCGCAGACCTTCCGGCCGCTCTACCTGTTCCTGCTGAACAAGTGGTATTTCGACGAACTGTTCGACGCGATCATCGTCAACCCCGCCCGAAATGTCGGCCGTGCCCTCTGGAAAGGGGGCGATGGCAGCATCATCGATGGCGGCATCAACGGGCTGGCGATGGGGATCATCCCGTTCTTCACCCGCGTCGCCGGGCGGATGCAATCGGGGTACCTGTTCCACTATGCCTTCGCGATGGTGATCGGCATCGCGGTTCTGATCACATGGATGACGCTGGCCGGGGGGGCGCAATAA
- a CDS encoding NADH-quinone oxidoreductase subunit J, producing MSFADFAFYCFAVVTVASGLFVVLARNPVHSVLWLILAFLSSAGLFILLGAEFVAMLLVIVYVGAVAVLFLFVVMMLDVDFTELKAHMASYLPLAALIGAVFLAQLVMVFGVWQTADTAIELRQAPVSEAQHNTQALGNLLYDDYIHLFQAAGLILLVAMIGAIVLTLRHRPDIKRQDVLAQMYRDPAKAMELKDVKPGQGL from the coding sequence ATGAGCTTTGCGGACTTCGCCTTCTACTGCTTTGCGGTCGTTACCGTGGCTTCGGGCCTGTTCGTGGTCCTGGCACGCAACCCGGTGCATTCGGTGCTGTGGCTGATCCTGGCGTTCCTGTCTTCGGCGGGGCTGTTTATCCTGCTGGGGGCTGAATTTGTCGCGATGCTGCTGGTCATCGTCTATGTGGGCGCGGTCGCGGTGCTGTTCCTGTTCGTGGTGATGATGCTGGATGTCGATTTCACCGAACTCAAGGCGCACATGGCCTCCTACCTGCCGCTGGCGGCGCTGATCGGGGCGGTGTTCCTGGCGCAACTGGTGATGGTCTTCGGCGTCTGGCAGACGGCCGACACGGCCATCGAATTGCGGCAGGCCCCGGTGAGCGAGGCGCAGCACAATACGCAGGCGCTCGGCAACCTTCTTTATGACGACTACATCCATCTGTTCCAGGCCGCGGGGCTGATCCTCTTGGTGGCAATGATCGGGGCCATCGTGCTGACCCTGCGCCACCGGCCCGACATCAAGCGGCAAGACGTGCTGGCGCAGATGTATCGTGACCCGGCCAAGGCGATGGAACTGAAAGACGTGAAACCGGGGCAGGGTCTCTGA